The Chitinophaga niabensis genome segment TATCAATTATGGTAAACTGCGTGCCTCCTGGGCAAAAGTTGGTAATGACGCAGGTGCTTACTCCCTGCAATCCATGTTTGCCTACGGCGGTTTATTCCTCGGCAACCCATGGCTGGATTTTGAAAACCTGCGTAAGAACCCGAACCTGAAACCGGAACAGACCACTTCCCGGGAAATAGGGATGGACCTCTCTTTCTTCAAAGACCGCATCAATATCTCTACCTCTGTTTACAGATCAAATACCGTAGATCAGATCATGCGTGCGCAGGTTGCCCGCGAAACAGGTTTCACGGAAGAGATCGTAAATGCAGGAGAGATCCAGAATACCGGCGTGGAATTATCTATCAAAGGCACACCCATCAAATCAAAAAAGTTTACCTGGGACGTATTGCTGAACTGGTCTAAGAATAAGAACCTGGTAGTATCCCTCACACCGGGCGTGAGCCGTTACACCTTAGGCAGCTGGTATGTGATGACCTCCAACGCTGAGGTAGGTAAACCTTATGGTGTATTGAGAGGAAATTCTGCTTACTATTCCGGTGATACGATGATGATCAATGCTTCAACCGGACGCCCTTACTTTGAACCCAATGGTTATCTCGGCAACTTCCGGCCGGACTGGATAGGATCTATCGGCAATACCTTCAGGTATAAAGGATTTGACCTCAGCTTACTGGTAACAGTGAAATGGGGAGGAGATATCTATTCCGTATCTAATCACAAAGCCAATGTTACCGGTAACACCATTCAAAGTTTACTGGGCAGGGAAGATTTTTACTACAGCAGTCTCATCTTAGGAGAATCAGGAGATGAACAGAATGGTATCGGTTTGTTTGGCAACGCCTACCAGGATAAGAACAGGCCCAAAGGGATCAAATACCCGGGTTATAATCCTGTGCTGAATGCACAAGGTGCTCCCGTGATAGGTAAAGACGGAAGGTATATTGCCCTCAAACCCAATGAATCCTGGCAGTCGCCGCAAGCCTATTGGCAGAATATGGATAACGATATGGGGAATAACCTCTTCGACGCCTCCAATATCCGCCTGAGTGAAGTAGTGATGGGGTATAATTTAAATGCCAACTGGTTCCGTAACAAATTCATCAGAGGGGCAAGAGTAGCAGTGGTGGGAAGGAACCTCTGGACCATCATGAAACATACGCCAAGAGGTATTGATCCTGAAGCTGCCAATACTACCGGCAATGCACAGGGTATTGAGCAGGGAGGATCTTTCCCTTACGCTACTTACGGTGTGGACCTGAAGTTTAATTTCTAAAAATCGGAACATGAAAAATCTGTGTTATCTGCTTGTCATCATGTTAACGGGCTTTTCCTGTACAAAGTCCTTTAACAAAACAAATATTAATCCGAACCAGTTTGAAAATGCTACACCGGAAGCGATCATTGCCGGCTCAATCAAAAGGACCAGCGATCTGCTGGCGAATGCCAACATGGATTATCACTGGACCTCTTCACATCTTTTGTGTATAGGAGGAGGTTCTTCCCGTTATGGTGTAGGCAGCGATGGTTTTTGGGAACAATCCTATGTGGAAATACTGGGTAACCTCAATCAGCTGGATAAAAAATACAGTACTACAGAAGGGTTTAGCAATAAAGTACAGATAGGACGTATCTGGCAGGCTTATGTATATTCTATCCTGGTAGGTACCTATGGGCCTATCCCCATGCAGAACGCATTAAAACCGGAAGCCGGTTCATCTATCCTGTTTGATGATGAAGATGTAGTGTATACCGCCATCCTCACCATGCTGAAGGACGCCGGAGATAAGATAGATGTGACGAAAGATAAGCTCAGCTATGATGTATTATATGCCGGCGACCTGGCTAAATGGAAAAAATTTGCGTTCACACTTCGTTTGAAGATCGCACTGCGCTGCCAGAAGAACCTGGGAGCCGTTGCCCGCACGCACATCACAGAAGTAATGCAGGCGGAAGCCAATACCATCAGCACAGAAACTGAAACGGCAAAGATGGGATATGAGAACATAGACGGTAACCAGAGCCCTTACTACATCCGGTATGTGCGCAATTCATTTACGCAGGATATCGCTCCCAAAATGAGTGACTATATCTTCACCTGGTTCAGATCATACAACGATCCGCGTCTAGTTGCCTACTACGATTCCGTACCCGCCATCAACCGTTACCTGTTGCAGGATACGCTTACCAGTACTTTGGACGATTCCCTCCGCATCGTCACTTACAGGATCCCTTATTTCGGTTATCCCAAAGCTCCCCGGCTATTGCCAGGATGGGGTTTAACCAGTGATCCGGTAGGAGGGCTGAATATCCTTACCTATTCTGATCCTAAAAAAACATTCCTGTTCACTGCAGAAAAACCTTTCATCCATCTTTCATATGCAGAGACTATGTTCATGAAAGCAGAAGCAGCAAAATTGGGGCTGGGTGGAGCGCAAACAGCAGAGCAATATTATAATGCCGGTATAGATGCCAACTTTGCAAACTGGGGCATCACAGGTACAGCGGCCACCAATTATAAAAATCAGAATGGTGTGAAGTTCGGTACATCTGCCACAGGATATTATAACTACCTGGGCCTGGTGAATACCAATGTTCCGCAAGATGATCTGTTTAAGATCTGGCTGCAGCAATGGATCAACTATTACCCGGACGGCGGGTTTGATACCTGGTGCCTGGAAAGAAGAACACGGGTGCTGGAACTTCCTCCGCATACCAATCCTGCTAACCAGTATATCAATGCTACTTTCTCTTTGTTGCCGAACAGGTGGGTATATCCCACTACCGTGCAGAACTATAACACGCCTGGTTATAATGATGCCGTAGCTAAGCTGGGTGGGGATGAAAGAAGTCCTTATGTAAACCTGAGCTTCCTGCAACCATTACCCAATAAAGACTGGAATACCCAAACTGCTGTGTTGAATTTTGGATTCGTACAACATTGGTATGGTACCACTATTCAATCCCTGCAGAACAATGGGATTGCTTATACCCTTATCAGAACTTATAAATAACTGAATGATGAAGAAGCTATTGATATATGCCGCAATGATCTCCCTGGCAGCCTGTAGTAAAGATGATGGCCCTAAAGCTGAAGATCATTTCATGAATTACGAGATCCCGGAAGTGCCGGTTACAGAGAACTACGTGGTAGGCGCTTTCTATTATGAACTGGGTAGTTTCAATGCCAATATTAAAGAAGAGCCGGTGGTGGGGAAGTATACCATGCCCAATGGTGTGGTACAACCCGCTATTATGACCAAACACCTGGAATATGCCACCAAAGCAGGGATCGATTATTTCCTGTTCTCTGCCCGTTCTGCACTCAGGGATAATGGTGCCTTCAAAAGGGATTCCACCATCATTAAGTCTTACCTGGATAATTCAGCTGCCTCCAATGTAAAGTTTGCCGTTACCTATAACCTCAATAACGGAACATATGGTATCAGCGCCACGGCGCCACTG includes the following:
- a CDS encoding SusD/RagB family nutrient-binding outer membrane lipoprotein, translating into MKNLCYLLVIMLTGFSCTKSFNKTNINPNQFENATPEAIIAGSIKRTSDLLANANMDYHWTSSHLLCIGGGSSRYGVGSDGFWEQSYVEILGNLNQLDKKYSTTEGFSNKVQIGRIWQAYVYSILVGTYGPIPMQNALKPEAGSSILFDDEDVVYTAILTMLKDAGDKIDVTKDKLSYDVLYAGDLAKWKKFAFTLRLKIALRCQKNLGAVARTHITEVMQAEANTISTETETAKMGYENIDGNQSPYYIRYVRNSFTQDIAPKMSDYIFTWFRSYNDPRLVAYYDSVPAINRYLLQDTLTSTLDDSLRIVTYRIPYFGYPKAPRLLPGWGLTSDPVGGLNILTYSDPKKTFLFTAEKPFIHLSYAETMFMKAEAAKLGLGGAQTAEQYYNAGIDANFANWGITGTAATNYKNQNGVKFGTSATGYYNYLGLVNTNVPQDDLFKIWLQQWINYYPDGGFDTWCLERRTRVLELPPHTNPANQYINATFSLLPNRWVYPTTVQNYNTPGYNDAVAKLGGDERSPYVNLSFLQPLPNKDWNTQTAVLNFGFVQHWYGTTIQSLQNNGIAYTLIRTYK